Proteins encoded in a region of the Triticum dicoccoides isolate Atlit2015 ecotype Zavitan chromosome 3A, WEW_v2.0, whole genome shotgun sequence genome:
- the LOC119272884 gene encoding uncharacterized protein LOC119272884: MDDMDTGAVCDEGSSASALSRTTTPEPKEDDYLIVIPYAHIFDLMLKALKLPPASYYHKIRPGGKNHVTVTFNSSLQLLDGLLVPTSISGANLDGYEDAEDSSAIAAIRYMENAYGREMRDYHYTHVKRLENEVKHLAKWLVAANKTIKKLRKGWYYAVRYMN, encoded by the exons ATGGACGACATGGACACTGGAGCTGTTTGTGACGAGGGATCTTCAGCCTCGGCATTATCAAGGACAACAACACCTGAACCCAAG GAAGATGACTACCTGATAGTAATTCCTTATGCCCACATATTTGACCTTATGCTAAAAGCTTTGAAGTTGCCCCCTGCAAGTTACTATCACAAGATACGTCCGGGCGGCAAGAATCATGTGACAGTTACTTTCAATTCTTCCTTGCAATTGCTTGATGGTTTGCTTGTTCCGACCTCAATATCGGGTGCAAATTTAGATGGCTATGAAGATGCAGAAGACAGTTCTGCTATCGCAGCTATTAGGTACATGGAGAATGCATATGGCAGAGAAATGAGAGACTACCACTACACCCATGTCAAGAGGCTAGAAAATGAAGTTAAGCATCTGGCCAAATGGTTAGTAGCAGCAAACAAGACAATCAAGAAGCTACGCAAAGGGTGGTACTACGCCGTCAGATATATGAATTGA